CCGAATATCCTGTAATAATGTTAATGTGGCTTACTGTGGCTTTTATTTTGCTAATTCTACCCAAGGCAATCAATTTAACGGACATCGAGGTGGAAATATGTTTAATAATATGATGGGTAGCGGAACACTTAATAGAAGATTGATGGGCATCACAGCATCTCAAGAGAATTGGTGGTATGGCACTGGTGCGGAATTGTTGCACAATTCAGTTATTTCAGCACCTGGAATTATTCCTATAACATATTTTGGTTCTTGGTCTTGCACAAATTCAGATCCTCAGCCATTTATTGAAAGCAATCTGTCAAATGAAGAATTTAGAGCTCAAACATTTGAATCAATTGTAACCAACCAAAAAGTCTATAGTAATGAAAGTGAATTAATGGAATATTTGGAGAAAAAGGAAGCTTATTATTTCTTACTTGAAAATGATAGTTTGCTTAATTTAGGTATTCCGAGTGATAGCCTCTATTCCAACTTTATGGACAGTATGGCATCTACAAGTTTAGAGAAAATCAGGCATTTAATTTATGAAGAAGCCAATAGAATAGGGAAATTGGAGGACATTCAAGATAGTTTGGAACTTATTTTACCCTACAATGAACAGGAAGCAGCCGAAATTAGAGTTTTGAGGGTTTATTTTAATTCCTGGTCTAAGGGTCGACAATGGCTTACCGAGGCTGAAATGGATAGCCTTACACCTATAGCTTTAAGTGATGAAACCTACTTTGGTGATGCGGCTATTTCGGCCAGGGTGCTTACAGGATTGGAACCAAGTACGTCCACAAATAAACTTGAAGATGATGAACAAATTTCAAAGTCTAAACCTACCCTTTCAAACCCATTTATTCTTTACCCTAACCCGAATAATGGTTCTCTGACTTTAGGGTTTAAACTTCTTGAAAAGGGAGAGGCAACACTTCAGGTTACGGATTTGGTAGGTAAAACTGTTAAAAAATTCCGTTTGGATGAAACTTCATCAAGTACAAATATTAATTTGGAAAATTGCCCCAATGGAATTTACCTGATTGGCGTTTTTCAAAATGGACATAAGGTGTTTTCGAGTAAGTTTGTATTGCAAAAATAATTTAGAGGATTTTGGCTCTTAGATGCTTTTTTATTCTGATAACATCAGTTTGGCTTAATTCAACTCAGGCCCAGGTTCTTATTTGGAAGAATAGTTTTCGTGATACCTTTTCATATTTAAATACTAAATTATTTTCTAATCGTGGTTCAAATTCTTATCATTTTGGAACTTATTTCACCGATTCAATAAACAAACCTATTGTGTTTTTTAAAAGAAATTCCGAATTTGAAATAGTTAACCATAGATATATTAATAGAATTCCGGAGTTTAAATTAACGTCTATACCTTCGGCGAACTTTGTAAACGATGAAAATATCCTATTTATCCAAAATCCAATTATTGGCGGTGATGGCTATACTTTATTATCTATTTTAGATACAAATTTTAATATTTTAAATTCTAGATATTTTAATTTTTCATATAATGATTTCTGGACAAATATTTTGACTGAAAATAATCAAATATTTTTATATACAAATAGTTGCTTTACGGATTATTCAACATCATTAAATGCAATTAATTTGATTAAAATTAATGTAGACTTAAATCCAATATTTTATAAAATTTATTTCAATAATGAATATTTACAGGCTAATTTTAGAAACTTTAATTTAGCAAATGACAAAATTCTATTTATTGGAAAAACTATCAATCCTGTTTCAGGCCAATTGAAAACATTCTTCATTTCTACTGATACCCTTGGGAATATAATAAATCAAACGTTGTATCCTTGCCAAAACGACCACAATCCTAACATTATATGCGAATCAAAGGCAAGTAATTTTATTATAATTGGTTCAAAATCATTCCCAAATGCTAATGATGTTGCAGATATATCAATAACTAAAATAAATGAGGAAGGTAAGGTGTTATTATCCAAGTATATTGGTGGGATTGGATCAGATTACATTTCAAACATTCAGAGTCCATTTGTTTATCAAAACGACACCCTTTATTTTCTGGCTCGTACTACTAGTTTTTCAAATGATGGTTTAGAGCGTCCTTTACTAATAAAAATGGATGTTAATGGAAATTTATTAAAGGCAGTTTTGATTATGGACACTGTTTCTGTGGGCTTTTATCAAGAATTGTCTTTTAGTAAATTTGATAGCACACTTTTAATAATAAGTTCTGCTGTATTTAACAATAGCGGTGGACACGAATATTCTAGATTAATTACAACAAACCTTAATTTAAGAGGAATTTGTAATTCCATTGATGTAACAGATAGTTTACATGAATTTAATTTTGATCAGTCATGGGAAGCTGGTAATTTCCAAATGGCGAATTTAAATTGGGACTTTGTTGATGCTGGAATTGGAATTGATTCCTTTCCAATTGTCGAAAAGCTTGTCTGTTTTTGCAATGCCACCTCCTTGTTTAGTTTCCAACAAAACAGTACCGGAAAGGAAGTTCAATTTACCAATACCAGCCAACATTGCGATTATTACGAGTGGCACTTTGGTGATGGCAGCACAAGTACAGATGAGAATCCCATGCATGTATACGAAGATACCGGAACTTATTCGGTTTGGCTTGTGGCCTATAACGATAGTTGCCGGGATACCACCTGGCATACACTGGAGGTGAAGGGCGAATATTTGGAAGTCACCAATGCTTTTTCGCCCAATGACGATGGGGTAAATGATTTTTGGGAATTGAAAAACAGGGGAATTGTATCTTTCTCAGTTAGTATTCTTAACCGTTGGGGAAGCCTTGTTTTTGAAAGCAATGATGTATCAAAATCCTGGGATGGTAAACTCAAAGGTCAAAACGTAGTTTCTGGCACCTATTTTTATGTTATCAAGGCAAAAGGGATTTCGGGCAAGAGCTATGATACCAAAGGC
Above is a genomic segment from Bacteroidia bacterium containing:
- a CDS encoding gliding motility-associated C-terminal domain-containing protein yields the protein MIKINVDLNPIFYKIYFNNEYLQANFRNFNLANDKILFIGKTINPVSGQLKTFFISTDTLGNIINQTLYPCQNDHNPNIICESKASNFIIIGSKSFPNANDVADISITKINEEGKVLLSKYIGGIGSDYISNIQSPFVYQNDTLYFLARTTSFSNDGLERPLLIKMDVNGNLLKAVLIMDTVSVGFYQELSFSKFDSTLLIISSAVFNNSGGHEYSRLITTNLNLRGICNSIDVTDSLHEFNFDQSWEAGNFQMANLNWDFVDAGIGIDSFPIVEKLVCFCNATSLFSFQQNSTGKEVQFTNTSQHCDYYEWHFGDGSTSTDENPMHVYEDTGTYSVWLVAYNDSCRDTTWHTLEVKGEYLEVTNAFSPNDDGVNDFWELKNRGIVSFSVSILNRWGSLVFESNDVSKSWDGKLKGQNVVSGTYFYVIKAKGISGKSYDTKGFLEVLK